The DNA window GAGGTGAACTCGTCCAGGCACGTGTCGGCCATCAGAACCGTCGCGTCGCCCAGTTCCGTCTTCAGCGCGGCCAGGCCGCGGTTGAGGATCCCGTTCGGGTCGGTCGCGCACGAGCCGGCCGGATCCTTGTCCTCGTCGCGCGGGACGCCGAACAGCATCAGCCCGCCCACGCCGGCCGCGACGGCCTCGGTCGCCGCCTGCCGGAGCGAGTCCAGCGTGTGCTGGACGACGCCCGGCATCGACGAGATCGGACGCGGCTCGTCGATGCCGTCGGCGACGAACATCGGCAACACGAGGTGGCGCGGCTCGAGCGACGTCTCGGCGACGAGGCGTCGCAACGCGGGCGTGCCACGGAGACGACGGGGACGGTGAGAAGGAAACACGGCTCTCCCGGGGGTGGGTCAGCGGCGGGCGCGGGACTTCTTGCGCGGAGGAGGCAGGGCACCTTCGGCGCGCAGCCGGGCGGCGTGCTCGGCGAGCGCCTCGACCAGCGGGCCCATCTGTGCCGTCTCCGGCTGGACGTCGACGCGCAGACCGAATTCGATCGCGGTCTCGGCGGTCTTCGGACCGATGCACGCGACGATCGTGCGGGCGTGCGGCTTGCCGGCGATGCCGACCAGGTTCCGCACGGTCGACGACGACGTGAAGCACACGGCGTCGAAGCCACCCGTCTTGATCATCTCGCGGGTCTCGGCCGGCGGCGGCGCCGCCCGGACGGTGCGGTACGCGGTGACGTCGTCGATCTCCCAGCCGCGTTCGCGCAGGCCCTCGGCGAGGGTCTCGGTCGCGATGTCGGCGCGCGGCAGCAGCACCCGGTTGACCGGGTCGAACACCTCGTCGTACGGCGGGAAGTCGGCCAGCAGGCCCTCGCTGGACTGCTCTCCCGACGGCAGCAGTTCCGGCGTGATGCCGAACGAGCGCACCTTCTCCGCAGTGGCTTCGCCGACACACGCGATCTTCACGCCCGAGAACGCGCGGGCGTCGAGCCCGAACGCCTCGAACTTCTCCCACACCGCGCGCACCGCGTTGGTGGAGGTGAACACCACCCACTGGTAGCGACCGTCGACCAGCCCCTTGACGGCCCGCTCCATCTGGGCCGGGCTGCGCGGCGGCTCGACCGCGATGGTCGGGACCTCGATCGGGATGGCGCCGTGCGTGACGAGCCGGTTGCTCATGTCGGCGGCCTGCTCCTTGGTGCGCGGCACCAGGACGGTCCAGCCGTACAGGGCCCGCGACTCCCACCACGACATCTTGTTGCGCTGCGAGACGACCTTGCCGACCGTGACGATCAGCGAGCCCACCAGCTCGGAGCCGGCGTCGTTGAGCGTGGCCAGCGTGGCCTCGACGGTGCGCTGCTGGCGGGTGGTACCGCGCACGGTGATCGCGGCCGGGGTCTGCGGGGCCAGCCCGTGCTCGACCAGCGCGCTCGCGGTCTCCGCGAGATGTGCGGCGCTCGCGTGCAGCACCAGCGGGCCGGGCGCGGCGGCCAGCGCCGCCCAGTCGACCTCACCGCGCACGTCGGCCTCGGTGTGCGTCGAGCCCAGCGCCATGCCGGCGTAGCTCGGGACCGCGGAGCCGGAAGGCAGGCCCGGCAGTACCTCGAACACCACCTGGGTGCGGGCGACCGCGGAAACCTCGGCGATCACGGAGTCGGTGGTGAGCGGGTCCCCCGCGACGAGCCGGACCACGTCGTGGCCGTTCTTCGCCTCGGCGACCAGCGTCTTGGCGACCTCGGCCGGCTCGCCCAGCGCGGGGCGAACCTCGGCGATCGGCTCGTCGGTCTCGGCGTCACGGCCGAGCGCGGTGCCGACGAGCGCGGTCACGCCCTTGTCGACGTCGGGATCGGTGAACGCCAGGGCCGCCGACGCCAGCACGTCCCGTGCGCGGACGGTGAGCAGGGCCGGGTCGCCGGGGCCCGATCCAACGAAGAGGATCCGCCCGGGGCTGTTCTTACGGACTCGACTCATCGGTAGTTCTCCAGTGCGGTCTCATGTCGATAGGAATTAGAAGCGAAATCGGGCCTGCGATCGAGTCCCGAGCGGTGGCGGCCGTCAAGCATGGGCATCACCGTCCGAGTCGTCGAGGGCAATCATCAGATCTCGTGCGCCGAGCTCGAGCAGTTCGCGGGCCACCGCGCGCCCCAGCTCCTCCGCACGCTCGGGCGAGCCCACAGTGGACGCCCGAATCACATCGGAACCGTCGACCGCCGCGGCACAGCCGCGCACCGACAGTTCCTCGAACACGTGACCGGCGTCGTCGAGCGACTCGACGACCTCGGCGATGGCGCCGACCGGGGCGGTGCAGCCCGCCTCCAGCTCGGCCAGCAGGGCCCGCTCGGCCACCACGGCGGCGCGGGCGGCGGCGTCGTCGAGCTCCGACAGCACCGCGATCAGCTCCGGGTCGTCGGCGCGGCACTCGACGGCGAGCGCCCCCTGCGACGGCGCGGGCAGCATCTGCACCGGGTCGAGTGTCTCGGTGATCTCTGCGACGCGGCCGATCCGCGAGAGCCCGGCGCGGGCGATCACGATCGCGTCGAGCTCACCGGACGCGACTTTGCCGAGCCGGGTGTCGATGTTGCCG is part of the Rhodococcus sp. SGAir0479 genome and encodes:
- a CDS encoding uroporphyrinogen-III synthase; the protein is MSRVRKNSPGRILFVGSGPGDPALLTVRARDVLASAALAFTDPDVDKGVTALVGTALGRDAETDEPIAEVRPALGEPAEVAKTLVAEAKNGHDVVRLVAGDPLTTDSVIAEVSAVARTQVVFEVLPGLPSGSAVPSYAGMALGSTHTEADVRGEVDWAALAAAPGPLVLHASAAHLAETASALVEHGLAPQTPAAITVRGTTRQQRTVEATLATLNDAGSELVGSLIVTVGKVVSQRNKMSWWESRALYGWTVLVPRTKEQAADMSNRLVTHGAIPIEVPTIAVEPPRSPAQMERAVKGLVDGRYQWVVFTSTNAVRAVWEKFEAFGLDARAFSGVKIACVGEATAEKVRSFGITPELLPSGEQSSEGLLADFPPYDEVFDPVNRVLLPRADIATETLAEGLRERGWEIDDVTAYRTVRAAPPPAETREMIKTGGFDAVCFTSSSTVRNLVGIAGKPHARTIVACIGPKTAETAIEFGLRVDVQPETAQMGPLVEALAEHAARLRAEGALPPPRKKSRARR
- the hemC gene encoding hydroxymethylbilane synthase gives rise to the protein MTTDAASSTTSQTGPDTRTLRIGTRGSLLATTQAGTVRDALIAAGHPAELVIIKTKGDVTGGPVQRIGVGVFVAELREALLAGEVDVAVHSYKDLPTAQPDDLVIAAVPGREDPRDALVARDGLVLGELPAGSKVGTSAPRRRAQLRALGLGLEILPLRGNIDTRLGKVASGELDAIVIARAGLSRIGRVAEITETLDPVQMLPAPSQGALAVECRADDPELIAVLSELDDAAARAAVVAERALLAELEAGCTAPVGAIAEVVESLDDAGHVFEELSVRGCAAAVDGSDVIRASTVGSPERAEELGRAVARELLELGARDLMIALDDSDGDAHA